A stretch of Brassica napus cultivar Da-Ae chromosome C6, Da-Ae, whole genome shotgun sequence DNA encodes these proteins:
- the LOC106402990 gene encoding uncharacterized protein LOC106402990 — protein MDPLNHVPSCLLLCPTERYEKEHTKPAKTIKGGISFQFNYRIVKSSRFSEKSDNLHSLLRCSKTDNEELYCDACGIRIVIDTYYFCSHCNREYHNECVEASSIFHFSGHPKHPLQLLWSMEYPNHICSSCQRYSRGLSYYCLICDFSLHVTCSRNLTPLAIDNPKRHKHTLHYFPRRLALACDVCALVEDSDHLYACLLCDFFVHKSCMDLPFVIKVSRHNHRLAFAPSSPFKASADCRVCYEKIDINYGEYSCVKGCVYAMHSRCALRRDVSDGKELEGEPEETYENTKLFEDKGDGVILHQGHPCHQIKLEKQFHDENKHCQACMLPFYGDGNVYRCMQSCDFILHESCAYLPRVKQFMLHVHPLILELAYTTSCFMCRKCDRNSCGFAYVCPIEGCDWKLDTLCASICEPFNHYSHPHPLFITCGEYTSMLCSICQSWQEQPLDCVECSFVLCFRCATLPHKLSYKHDEHLLVFSYKEYADDDELCWCEICEKDVIPQEGLYACNECEVTLHVDCLLGRDLHMKSGQTVVTSNKEMIHYLPNTYPTRPICKTCGRHCPYKIMIKTSGGDLFCSYTCYEE, from the coding sequence ATGGATCCTCTTAACCATGTTCCTTCATGTCTTCTCTTGTGTCCAACAGAACGATATGAAAAAGAGCATACCAAACCGGCAAAAACAATTAAGGGGGGAATAAGCTTTCAGTTCAACTATCGCATTGTCAAAAGTTCCAGGTTCAGTGAAAAGTCTGATAATCTTCATTCTCTACTTCGCTGCAGCAAAACAGACAATGAAGAATTATATTGTGATGCTTGTGGCATCCGGATCGTAATAGATACCTATTACTTCTGCAGCCACTGCAATCGAGAGTACCACAACGAATGTGTTGAGGCTTCTTCCATTTTCCATTTCTCTGGTCATCCAAAACATCCTCTTCAACTTCTCTGGTCTATGGAATACCCTAACCACATTTGTTCTTCTTGTCAAAGATACAGTCGTGGTCTATCATACTATTGCCTCATTTGCGACTTTTCACTTCATGTGACTTGCTCGAGAAACCTAACACCCCTTGCTATAGACAATCCGAAAAGGCATAAGCATACCCTCCATTATTTTCCTAGGAGACTTGCTTTGGCTTGCGATGTTTGTGCATTGGTGGAGGATTCGGATCACTTATACGCATGTCTCCTATGTGATTTCTTTGTTCATAAAAGTTGTATGGACTTACCATTTGTCATAAAGGTATCTCGTCACAATCACCGTCTTGCTTTTGCTCCTAGTAGTCCTTTCAAGGCTTCGGCTGATTGTAGAGTTTGTTATGAAAAAATAGACATAAATTACGGAGAATACTCTTGCGTGAAAGGATGCGTTTATGCAATGCACTCTAGATGTGCACTACGACGTGACGTGTCCGACGGTAAAGAACTTGAAGGAGAGCCTGAAGAAACATATGAAAATACTAAATTGTTTGAAGATAAAGGTGATGGAGTTATACTGCATCAGGGTCATCCTTGTCAtcaaataaaacttgaaaaacaattccATGATGAAAACAAGCATTGTCAAGCGTGCATGCTTCCGTTCTATGGTGATGGTAATGTGTATCGTTGTATGCAATCATGCGATTTCATTTTACATGAATCATGTGCATATCTTCCCCGGGTGAAACAATTTATGCTACATGTTCATCCATTGATTCTAGAGCTCGCGTATACCACAAGTTGCTTCATGTGTAGGAAATGTGACCGTAACTCATGCGGTTTCGCGTATGTGTGTCCGATCGAGGGGTGTGATTGGAAGCTAGACACGCTGTGTGCTTCTATTTGTGAGCCGTTTAATCATTACTCTCATCCACATCCCTTGTTCATAACTTGTGGTGAATACACAAGCATGTTGTGTTCCATTTGTCAATCATGGCAGGAACAACCTTTAGATTGTGTTGAATGCAGTTTTGTTCTGTGTTTTCGTTGTGCCACTCTTCCACATAAATTAAGTTACAAGCATGATGAGCATTTGCTCGTTTTTTCGTACAAAGAATATGCAGATGATGATGAACTTTGCTGGTGCGAAATATGCGAAAAAGATGTAATTCCGCAGGAAGGATTATATGCATGCAACGAGTGTGAAGTCACCCTCCACGTCGACTGTCTATTGGGAAGGGATCTGCATATGAAATCCGGACAAACTGTTGTTACATCTAACAAGGAAATGATTCATTATCTTCCAAACACTTATCCAACTCGACCTATATGCAAAACTTGCGGAAGGCATTGTCCTTACAAAATAATGATAAAGACATCTGGTGGAGACCTATTCTGTTCTTATACTTGTTATGAAGAATAA
- the LOC106403436 gene encoding uncharacterized protein LOC106403436 isoform X2: MDQPARRRRRPRPLETSGATILATSRVVYTRTKTSKNPASFLVQKLFQLILFFASITSPFHRHLLAILSVADDHILALQETVETYFPSSTFAFLKISDLLIASESLPEKLDAVLERLPCLMSRAAWLDWILIHAIYCLDSLVNVLGRWRDKNKGANEKEITVDRSFSRTGSNYEEEEEEEKMKLGDDEGKKVTYKEALQRGSSGEDGGGSTGRSSSSGGGDPIMEMFENGWITKPIKRSSRSADSLTCSRSDSYETTT; encoded by the exons ATG GACCAACCAGCGAGAAGGAGGCGAAGACCTCGACCTCTTGAGACCTCTGGTGCTACAATACTCGCCACGTCTCGCGTCGTTTACACAAGAACCAAGACTTCGAAGAATCCAGCCTCTTTCCTTGTCCAGAAACTCTTCCAGCTCATTCTCTTCTTCGCGTCCATCACAAGTCCCTTCCATCGCCACCTTCTCGCCATTCTCTCCGTAGCCGACGATCACATCCTAGCGTTGCAAGAAACGGTCGAAACTTACTTTCCTTCTTCCACCTTCGCCTTCCTCAAGATCTCCGACTTGCTGATCGCATCAGAGTCTCTTCCCGAGAAACTAGACGCGGTTCTTGAGAGGCTTCCATGTTTGATGAGCAGAGCCGCGTGGCTAGACTGGATCCTGATCCACGCCATTTATTGCCTCGATTCTCTCGTGAACGTGTTGGGACGTTGGAGAGATAAGAACAAGGGGGCAAATGAGAAAGAGATCACAGTGGATAGGAGTTTCAGCAGAACAGGATCAAACtatgaagaggaggaggaagaagagaagatgaaGTTAGGGGACGATGAGGGAAAAAAAGTGACGTACAAGGAGGCGTTACAGAGAGGAAGCAGCGGAGAAGATGGTGGAGGAAGCACAGGTCGTAGCAGCAGCAGTGGCGGCGGCGATCCTATTATGGAAATGTTTGAGAACGGTTGGATCACGAAGCCCATCAAAAGAAGTAGCAGAAGCGCTGATTCGCTCACATGCTCTCGTTCTGATTCCTACGAAACCACTACATGA
- the LOC106403436 gene encoding uncharacterized protein LOC106403436 isoform X1, whose amino-acid sequence MQDQPARRRRRPRPLETSGATILATSRVVYTRTKTSKNPASFLVQKLFQLILFFASITSPFHRHLLAILSVADDHILALQETVETYFPSSTFAFLKISDLLIASESLPEKLDAVLERLPCLMSRAAWLDWILIHAIYCLDSLVNVLGRWRDKNKGANEKEITVDRSFSRTGSNYEEEEEEEKMKLGDDEGKKVTYKEALQRGSSGEDGGGSTGRSSSSGGGDPIMEMFENGWITKPIKRSSRSADSLTCSRSDSYETTT is encoded by the exons ATG CAGGACCAACCAGCGAGAAGGAGGCGAAGACCTCGACCTCTTGAGACCTCTGGTGCTACAATACTCGCCACGTCTCGCGTCGTTTACACAAGAACCAAGACTTCGAAGAATCCAGCCTCTTTCCTTGTCCAGAAACTCTTCCAGCTCATTCTCTTCTTCGCGTCCATCACAAGTCCCTTCCATCGCCACCTTCTCGCCATTCTCTCCGTAGCCGACGATCACATCCTAGCGTTGCAAGAAACGGTCGAAACTTACTTTCCTTCTTCCACCTTCGCCTTCCTCAAGATCTCCGACTTGCTGATCGCATCAGAGTCTCTTCCCGAGAAACTAGACGCGGTTCTTGAGAGGCTTCCATGTTTGATGAGCAGAGCCGCGTGGCTAGACTGGATCCTGATCCACGCCATTTATTGCCTCGATTCTCTCGTGAACGTGTTGGGACGTTGGAGAGATAAGAACAAGGGGGCAAATGAGAAAGAGATCACAGTGGATAGGAGTTTCAGCAGAACAGGATCAAACtatgaagaggaggaggaagaagagaagatgaaGTTAGGGGACGATGAGGGAAAAAAAGTGACGTACAAGGAGGCGTTACAGAGAGGAAGCAGCGGAGAAGATGGTGGAGGAAGCACAGGTCGTAGCAGCAGCAGTGGCGGCGGCGATCCTATTATGGAAATGTTTGAGAACGGTTGGATCACGAAGCCCATCAAAAGAAGTAGCAGAAGCGCTGATTCGCTCACATGCTCTCGTTCTGATTCCTACGAAACCACTACATGA